In Sphingobacterium thalpophilum, a genomic segment contains:
- a CDS encoding nitrous oxide reductase accessory protein NosL, with product MRNYKLFALICSSILLVLCSLQACQGNNKPKPIKYGSEQCSHCKMTITDARFGTQLQTKKGRVFNFDDVQCMIAFVKGNSVKKEEIAVYYLPDYVSHKLVPAEGAYYLKSEALKSPMRGNVAVFEKRVELDKVKAEIGGTVMTWNDLWK from the coding sequence ATGAGAAACTATAAATTATTTGCGTTGATCTGTAGTAGTATATTGCTGGTTCTATGTAGTTTGCAGGCCTGTCAGGGCAACAATAAACCCAAGCCTATTAAATACGGTAGCGAGCAATGTTCCCACTGTAAGATGACAATAACGGACGCGCGTTTTGGTACGCAGCTGCAGACAAAAAAGGGACGGGTCTTTAATTTTGATGACGTACAATGTATGATCGCCTTTGTCAAAGGGAACTCGGTCAAAAAAGAAGAGATTGCCGTTTATTACCTGCCGGATTATGTTAGCCATAAGCTCGTACCGGCTGAAGGTGCATATTATCTCAAAAGTGAAGCCTTGAAAAGCCCAATGCGAGGCAATGTTGCTGTATTTGAAAAACGGGTGGAACTGGATAAGGTCAAAGCAGAGATCGGTGGCACGGTGATGACCTGGAATGATCTGTGGAAATAA
- the nosZ gene encoding Sec-dependent nitrous-oxide reductase: MTLTKYILTSLMASAVLSTFHACKPKGAGAAVSGDAAEKVYVAPGKYDEFYNFVSGGFSGQLSVYGLPSGRLLRVIPVFSLDPEKGWGFSEETKPMLETSHGNVPWDDLHHVQLSKTDGNYDGRWVFVNANNTPRIARVDLTTFRTAEVLELPNSGGNHSSPYITENTEYVVAGTRFSVPLDGESGDVPINTFKKNFRGTLSFVSVNKDNGNMELAFQIETPGVNYDLSRAGKGTSHGWFFFSTYNTEQANTLLEVNASKNDKDFILAVNWKKAEEYLKAGKGKKVTGLKYAHNTYDEKSHTAKTSFNTETIVLKAEELEGLCYYIPCPKSPHGVDVDPTGEYIVGSGKLAAVIPVFSFAKMQKAIQEKQFEGKFGGIPIIKYESALYGEVQKPGLGPLHTEFDGRGNAITSFFVSSELVKWNIKDLKVLDRTPTFYSTGHLMIPGGDTKNPEGKYVIAYNKITKDRFLPTGPELAQSAQLFDISGDKMQLLLDFPTIGEPHYAQAIKAEKVKDKSVKIFKIEENTSPFVAKGDKDARVERKGNQVHVYLTSIRSHFTPDNIEGVQLGDEVYFHVTNIEQDWDMPHGFAVKGAKNGELLIMPGETQTLKWVPDRVGVFPFYCTDFCSALHQEMQGYIRISKKGNNVPLIYSLGTNQPQEKTN, translated from the coding sequence ATGACTTTAACAAAATACATATTGACGAGCCTAATGGCGAGCGCGGTGTTATCGACTTTCCATGCCTGTAAACCCAAAGGAGCGGGAGCCGCCGTGAGTGGTGATGCCGCTGAGAAGGTATATGTTGCCCCAGGGAAATACGATGAATTCTACAATTTCGTATCCGGGGGATTTAGTGGGCAGCTCTCCGTTTATGGACTTCCATCCGGCAGATTATTGCGTGTAATACCCGTTTTTTCACTAGATCCCGAAAAGGGCTGGGGTTTTAGTGAAGAAACTAAACCGATGCTCGAAACGTCCCATGGCAATGTACCTTGGGATGATTTACACCACGTGCAGCTTTCGAAAACCGATGGAAACTACGACGGCCGCTGGGTATTTGTCAATGCCAACAATACCCCCCGTATTGCCCGGGTGGATCTGACAACTTTTCGTACGGCTGAAGTACTCGAACTCCCCAACAGCGGTGGAAACCACTCTTCGCCGTACATTACTGAAAATACCGAATATGTTGTTGCAGGAACGCGATTTTCGGTTCCGCTGGACGGTGAGTCGGGCGATGTACCTATCAATACCTTTAAAAAGAATTTTCGCGGAACATTGAGCTTTGTCAGCGTCAATAAGGATAATGGCAACATGGAATTGGCTTTTCAGATTGAGACACCCGGTGTAAACTATGACCTGAGCCGAGCCGGTAAAGGGACTTCTCATGGTTGGTTCTTCTTCTCCACCTACAATACCGAACAGGCAAATACATTGCTGGAGGTCAATGCATCCAAAAATGACAAAGACTTTATATTGGCCGTCAACTGGAAAAAAGCCGAAGAGTATTTGAAAGCCGGAAAAGGGAAAAAGGTTACCGGGTTGAAGTATGCCCATAACACTTACGACGAGAAATCACATACCGCAAAAACATCTTTTAATACAGAAACGATCGTATTGAAGGCAGAGGAGCTGGAGGGGCTATGCTACTATATCCCTTGCCCAAAATCTCCGCACGGTGTCGACGTTGATCCTACAGGCGAATATATTGTAGGGTCGGGTAAACTGGCTGCGGTCATACCTGTATTCTCGTTCGCTAAGATGCAGAAAGCAATCCAGGAAAAACAATTCGAAGGAAAATTCGGTGGTATCCCAATTATCAAATACGAATCTGCGCTGTACGGCGAAGTCCAAAAACCTGGCTTGGGCCCACTGCATACAGAATTTGATGGCAGAGGAAATGCAATCACGTCATTCTTTGTGTCTTCCGAATTGGTGAAATGGAATATTAAGGATTTAAAGGTGCTCGACCGTACACCAACATTTTACTCAACAGGCCATTTAATGATACCTGGTGGAGATACCAAAAATCCAGAAGGCAAATATGTCATCGCCTATAATAAGATTACGAAAGACCGCTTTCTCCCTACAGGACCGGAGTTGGCTCAGAGTGCCCAATTGTTTGATATCTCGGGAGACAAAATGCAATTGTTGTTAGACTTTCCGACCATTGGTGAACCACATTATGCGCAAGCTATCAAAGCGGAGAAAGTGAAAGACAAAAGTGTGAAGATTTTTAAAATTGAAGAAAATACCAGCCCATTTGTTGCCAAAGGAGACAAAGATGCACGCGTTGAACGTAAAGGTAACCAGGTACATGTATACCTGACATCCATCCGTTCACACTTCACTCCGGACAATATCGAGGGTGTACAACTAGGCGATGAAGTCTATTTCCATGTGACCAATATTGAGCAGGACTGGGATATGCCGCATGGCTTTGCTGTCAAAGGCGCAAAGAATGGAGAATTGCTCATTATGCCGGGAGAGACACAGACATTGAAATGGGTTCCAGATAGAGTAGGTGTATTCCCGTTCTACTGTACGGATTTTTGTAGCGCGTTACACCAAGAGATGCAGGGGTATATCCGTATCTCAAAAAAAGGAAACAATGTTCCGTTGATTTATAGTCTGGGAACCAATCAACCGCAAGAGAAGACCAATTAA
- a CDS encoding cytochrome c: MRKLIVCCLMGLFIYSCSSNNGEKKTVANSVNESGASANDASGYDPHRGEGKFDKVEIADHLDARMAAAGKLIVDLKCASCHKLTDEKLVGPGWKGVTQRRKPQWIMNFITNPDPMIDKDPELQAQLELCMVRMPNQNLTDEEARKVLEFMRQNDGVK, from the coding sequence ATGAGAAAGCTAATTGTATGTTGTTTGATGGGATTATTTATCTATTCCTGTTCCTCAAACAATGGCGAGAAAAAGACCGTTGCCAACAGTGTTAATGAATCTGGGGCTTCGGCAAATGACGCCAGTGGATATGATCCTCACCGCGGTGAGGGAAAATTTGACAAAGTGGAAATCGCTGACCATTTGGATGCACGAATGGCCGCAGCCGGAAAATTGATTGTTGACCTGAAATGTGCTTCCTGCCACAAGCTAACCGACGAGAAACTAGTCGGGCCAGGATGGAAAGGTGTGACACAACGGAGAAAACCACAGTGGATCATGAATTTTATCACTAATCCTGATCCGATGATCGATAAGGATCCGGAATTACAGGCGCAACTTGAACTATGCATGGTCCGGATGCCTAACCAAAATCTAACGGACGAGGAAGCCCGAAAGGTATTGGAGTTTATGCGACAAAATGATGGTGTAAAATAA
- a CDS encoding Crp/Fnr family transcriptional regulator: MIPTAILLEKGASSLHADIGEILFHEDSMATFYYQLLSGRVRLSNFLSDGREVLHNVICANEGFGEVAILDNGVYTVTAITDSSCTLLKISSKKFIEIIYEYGNLHRLVSQKMARELHFKLFMIKLIYNRSPEEILSNLIQKLNESKRLVCQECNRLMLTRQQLANMTGLRVETIIRTMKQMDKEDKLNIIRGKVFVPPDGID, from the coding sequence ATGATTCCAACCGCAATACTTCTCGAAAAGGGAGCGAGCAGCCTACATGCCGATATTGGTGAAATACTTTTTCATGAGGATAGCATGGCCACATTTTATTATCAGTTGTTAAGCGGGCGAGTTCGTCTTTCTAATTTCTTATCAGACGGTAGGGAGGTCCTCCACAATGTTATCTGTGCCAATGAGGGCTTTGGAGAAGTAGCGATATTGGACAATGGCGTTTATACAGTGACGGCAATTACCGACAGTTCATGTACATTACTGAAGATCAGTTCGAAAAAATTCATCGAAATCATATATGAATATGGCAACCTACATCGTTTGGTATCACAAAAGATGGCGCGCGAACTACACTTTAAACTCTTTATGATCAAATTAATTTACAATCGTTCACCGGAGGAGATCCTCTCCAATCTGATCCAAAAGTTAAATGAAAGCAAGAGACTCGTTTGTCAGGAATGCAACCGACTTATGCTTACGCGCCAACAATTGGCTAATATGACCGGGTTAAGAGTAGAAACAATCATCCGGACAATGAAGCAAATGGACAAGGAAGATAAATTGAACATTATCCGCGGAAAAGTTTTTGTTCCGCCCGATGGTATTGATTGA